Below is a genomic region from Deltaproteobacteria bacterium.
CTTTTGTTGTTTATATGGAGACTTCTCAAAGAAAAATTTTGGTCCATTACTCACAGAGAACAAGTACGAGTCAGACTGCAAAACAAGTAACTTCGCATCTGCCAATAAAGATCAATTATGCCGGCGTTATTCCTCCAATATTTGCTAGTTCTATTTTAATGTTTCCAGCTACATTGGCCCAATTTACCAATATTCAATGGCTAAAATCCATACAAGAGGCCATTCATCCAAATGGTGTGATTTTCAATCTTCTTTTCGTGTTTTTAATTGTGTTCTTTTCATTTTTCTATACTGATATTATCTTTAATCCTAATGATATTTCAGAAAACTTGAAGAAATCGGGGGCCTTTATTCCAGGCGTTCGATCAGGAACATCAACCGCGCAATTCATTCAGGATGTGTTAAATAAAATCAATGTATTAGGTTGTATTTATTTAAGCTTTATTTGTATAATGCCAGGACTGTTGGCTTCTGAGTTAAAGTTACCTTTTTATTTCGGAGGAACATCACTTCTAATATTAGTTGGGGTCGCTCTAGATACGGCGCAACAGATTAACTCATATATTTTAACTCAGAAGTATGAAGGGTTTTTAAAGGGAAAAAAAATTTCAGCAAGAAGAGTTAATTTTAATTAGTTATAGGAAAATTTAAAAATTTAAAGTATTAGGAAGTTTTATGAAAGTTAAACCATCTGTAAAAAAAATCTGTAATAAATGTAAAGTTATAAAAAGAAAAGGTGTTGTGAGAGTAATTTGTGAGAATGCTAAGCACAAACAAAGGCAGGGATAAAAATGGCTAGATTATTCGGTGTTGATTTACCAAAGAATAAAAGAGTAAAAGTTGCTTTAACATATATTTTTGGAATTGGAAAAACCAGAGCTGAAGAAATATGTAAGAAGTTAAATATTAGCGATTCATTAAGAACTGAAAATCTTTCAGATGAAAATGTTGCTAACATTAGGGCTATGGTGGAACAAGGCTTTAAAGTAGAAGGTGATCTAAGAAGAGAAGTAGGTTTGTCAATTAAAAGACTAACAGATTTAAATTGTTTTCGTGGAATTCGACATAAAAAAGGGTTGCCAGTTCGTGGTCAAAATACCAGATCAAATGCAAGAACTAGAAAAGGACCAAAGAAAACTGTCGCAAATAAGAAAAAAATAGTATAGGTAGTGTTATGAATACAGTAGAAAAAAAAGTTCAAAAGAAAAAAAATAAGAAAAGCTCACCAAATGGATTGTGTTTTATTCAAGCTGCGTTTGGTAATGTTATTATAACAATAACAGACTTGAAGGGTGAGACGATATCTTGGTCTTCTGCGGGTCATTTGGGTTTTAAGGGAAGCAGGAAAGGCACACCGTTTGCGGCTCAGGTAACGGCAGAAGATGCTGCAAAAAAGGCAATTGAAACAGGCCTTAAAACAGTTGAAGTGTATTTGAAGGGTCCAGGCGCTGGGCGTGAGCCGGCAATTAGAGCTCTTTCCGGAACGGGATTAAAAATATTGTCTTTAAAGGACATAACGCCGGTTCCCCATAATGGATGTAGACCTCCAAAAAGAAGAAGAATTTAGGGAGATGTAAATGAGTTGTGTAGTAAATAGTGTTTGTAAATTATGCAGAAGAGAAAATTTGAAATTATATCTCAAGGGCGATAGGTGTTATTCGGATAAGTGTGCGTTTGAGAGAAGGCCATACCCCCCTGGGCAGCATGGCCAATCACGACTGAAGTTCTCTGAGTTTGCTTTGCAGTTAAGAGAAAAGCAAAAAGCAAAGAGATGGTATGGATTGTCTGAAAAACAGTTTAGTAATAATTTTTTGAGAGCATCTAAAACTGATTCGATGACGGGAATTGAGTTACTAAAAAACTTAGAATTGCGTATTGATAATGTTGTGTACAGTTTAGGGCTAGCCTCATCAAGGCGTCAAGCTAGACAGTTGGTTTTACATAAGCATTTTATGTTAAATGATAAAGTCATAAATATACCAAGTATTATGCTTAAAAAAGGTGATGTTGTTAAAGTATCTGAAAACAGTGCTAAGAATAGTTTTTTTTCTAATTTGAACAGTCAAGGTAAAAAAACCGTGCCATCATGGTTGGATCTTAATTTTGATCTTAAAACTGGAGTGGTAAAGGATATGCCAAGTAGATCTGAGTTGTCGTTGCCAGTTGAAGAAAATATGATTGTTGAGTATTACTCAAGATAAAGTGAGGATTGCATGCAAGAGCATTATTATAAATTTTGGAGAGATCTCATTAAGCCAAAAAGTTTCGAAGTCGATAAAGATACTTTTAAAGATGATTATGGTAGATTTACAATTAGACCATTAGAGAAAGGTTTTGGAGTTACAATAGGAAATTCTCTTAGAAGAATATTACTTTCTTCTATGATGGGAGCTTCGGTCACAGCAGTTCGATTTGAGGGCGTATTGCATGAATTTTCTTCACTGCCTGATGTGTTGGAAGATGTTGCTGATATTATTTTAAATTTAAAAGAATTAAGATTCAAAATGTTTACTTCTGAAAATTTAACATTGCGTATAAGTAAAAAAGGTCCTGGTAAGATAAAAGCATCTGATATTCAGGTTAACGATAAAATTGAAATATTAAATTTAAATACACATATTGCTACCGTTGGTCCAAACGGTGATTTCAACATGGATATTATTGTTGGTTTTGGCAGAGGTTATGTTTCATCAGACATGAAACAAGATAATTTTCCTTTGGGATTTATTGCTATCGACTCTCTATTTAGTCCAATTAAAAAAGTAAATTATAGTGTTTTGAGTGCGAGAGTGGGGCAAAGGACTGATTACGATAATTTAGTTTTGGAAGTGTGGACTGATGGTTCTATAAAACCAGATGAGGCGCTTTCGTTGGCATCTAAAATTATGAAGGATCAATTGCAGGTTTTTTTACTATTTGATGAGGCTTTTGAGCCTAAAGAGGATAAAGCTGATGGGTTCTCACCTCAGTTAAACGATAATTTGTTTAGATCGGTAGACGATCTAGAGCTTTCAGTTAGATCTGCAAATTGTTTGAAAAACGCAAATATACGATTTATCGGGGAACTTGTTGTTAGATCTGAAGCTGAAATGTTAAAAACAAAAAATTTCGGAAGAAAGTCTTTAAATGAAATTAAGGAGATTTTGTCTGAGATGGGGCTTGGTCTCGGAATGAAAATTGATGGATGGCCACCTGTAGGTTGGGATCCTAGTATTGCAAATTTTAAACGTGAACAACAATAGGAATTAAAAATGAGCTCTCATAAAAAGCTGACAAAAAGATTTTCAAGACGCAATGGTCCAAAAAAAATGTTAATTAAGGGATTGTTAGTAAATTTAATTACACACAATCAAATGGTTACAACGAAGGCAAAAGCATTTGAAATTAAAAGGCTCTTTGATAAGAGCGTAACATTAGCAAAAAAGAATAATTTAAATTCGTTTAGGTTGTTGATGGCAAGACTTAGCAATAAAGAGGCAGCTAGTAAGCTTCTCAATGAAATAGCTCCAAGAATGTTGCAAAGAAATGGTGGATACACAACAGTTGTTAAAATGCCAAACAGATCCGGTGATAATTCTCCAATGGCATTTATTAAGATACTGTAAAATTTTAATACTATCGTACATTTTTATAAGTATTTTTGACCGAAAAATTTTCTCCCTTGGTTTGGTTTATCCTATAGCCAATTAAAGTCTTTCTAAAATTCCCTTCTTTT
It encodes:
- the rpmJ gene encoding 50S ribosomal protein L36, which codes for MKVKPSVKKICNKCKVIKRKGVVRVICENAKHKQRQG
- the rpsM gene encoding 30S ribosomal protein S13 is translated as MARLFGVDLPKNKRVKVALTYIFGIGKTRAEEICKKLNISDSLRTENLSDENVANIRAMVEQGFKVEGDLRREVGLSIKRLTDLNCFRGIRHKKGLPVRGQNTRSNARTRKGPKKTVANKKKIV
- the rpsK gene encoding 30S ribosomal protein S11 encodes the protein MNTVEKKVQKKKNKKSSPNGLCFIQAAFGNVIITITDLKGETISWSSAGHLGFKGSRKGTPFAAQVTAEDAAKKAIETGLKTVEVYLKGPGAGREPAIRALSGTGLKILSLKDITPVPHNGCRPPKRRRI
- the rpsD gene encoding 30S ribosomal protein S4, with amino-acid sequence MSCVVNSVCKLCRRENLKLYLKGDRCYSDKCAFERRPYPPGQHGQSRLKFSEFALQLREKQKAKRWYGLSEKQFSNNFLRASKTDSMTGIELLKNLELRIDNVVYSLGLASSRRQARQLVLHKHFMLNDKVINIPSIMLKKGDVVKVSENSAKNSFFSNLNSQGKKTVPSWLDLNFDLKTGVVKDMPSRSELSLPVEENMIVEYYSR
- a CDS encoding DNA-directed RNA polymerase subunit alpha, yielding MQEHYYKFWRDLIKPKSFEVDKDTFKDDYGRFTIRPLEKGFGVTIGNSLRRILLSSMMGASVTAVRFEGVLHEFSSLPDVLEDVADIILNLKELRFKMFTSENLTLRISKKGPGKIKASDIQVNDKIEILNLNTHIATVGPNGDFNMDIIVGFGRGYVSSDMKQDNFPLGFIAIDSLFSPIKKVNYSVLSARVGQRTDYDNLVLEVWTDGSIKPDEALSLASKIMKDQLQVFLLFDEAFEPKEDKADGFSPQLNDNLFRSVDDLELSVRSANCLKNANIRFIGELVVRSEAEMLKTKNFGRKSLNEIKEILSEMGLGLGMKIDGWPPVGWDPSIANFKREQQ
- the rplQ gene encoding 50S ribosomal protein L17; amino-acid sequence: MSSHKKLTKRFSRRNGPKKMLIKGLLVNLITHNQMVTTKAKAFEIKRLFDKSVTLAKKNNLNSFRLLMARLSNKEAASKLLNEIAPRMLQRNGGYTTVVKMPNRSGDNSPMAFIKIL